Within Actinoplanes sp. L3-i22, the genomic segment GTGCCGGTAGCCCCAGAGCTGACCGGCGTACTCCAACGGGCTGGCAAGTCGCCCGGAAGAGGCAAGGCCGTGCCGCTGCGCCAACTCCTTGAGGGGAGTGGCAGGAGCGGTTTCGGCAACCGCTGTCTCTGGCATGGGGTGGTGCTCCGATCTCGTCTGCCGGTACGAGGCTGCGGACTCCCGTGTTTCGCCGTCTGGCACAACAAGAAGCATGACAGGCGTCCGCTGACGCCGATGGTACGGGTTCGTATCGACGTCGAGGCAAAGGTATCCGACGTGGCGGCGGAACGCAACCGTTACGTCGTAGCGCTATAGTTACCCCGTGGCGACAGTGAAGCGCGCACCGGCTGGAGCGGCGGTGCTCCGAAATGACATCACCGTGGCGATTCGTAACGCGGTCATGAGCGAACTCGCGGAGGTCGGTTACGGCCGGCTCTCGATCGAGGCCGTGGCCCGCCGTGCCGGGGTCGGCAAGACGGCGATCTACCGGCGGTGGAGCAACAAGCTGGAGATGGTACTCGAGATCATCACCGATGTCGCCGGACGGAAGGTGCCGGTGCCCGATACCGGCAGCTTCGCCAGCGATCTCGACCTGTTGATGATGATCGTCAGCCGAGCGCTGCAGCACCGGGTCGCATCGCAGATCATCCCGGACCTGATGGCCGAGGCCGCGCGGAACCCGCAGATCGCCGAGACGCTGCAACGGGTGCTGCGCATCCACCAGCAGTCGGTGGGGGAGAAGCTGGTCGGCCAGGCGATCGCGCGCGGTGAGCTGCCCGAGGGCACCGATCCGGAGGTCGCGGTCGACCTGATCCTGGGTCCGCTGTACTGGCGGCTCGCGGTGTCCAGGCAGTCGGTCAGCGACGACTACCTGGAGAAGCTGGCGGCCGCGGTGCTGGGCTCGCTGAAGAGCGGTGCGGCTACGTAGAAGCAACTCAGGGTTTCCTGGCGCCGGCCGACGTGCGCGCCGAACGAGAGGGTCATGCACTCCAGCCCTCCGCACGTCGACACCACCGTCCTGGACGCCACCGCGATGCTCGCGATCGCGATGGGCCGCGCCGCCGAGAACGGCCTCGGTGCGGCTCCGTCGCGCCCGTCCGTGGTGACCAGCGCCGCCGTGGTCGGCGCCTGGCGCAGCCCGGACGGGACGGTCAAGCTCCAGCTGCGGACCGACGGGACGTACGCCGGGGAGGTCGCCGGCCGGCGCAAGCGCCCGCACGGGACGTACCGGATCGACGGCGACGCGGTCCTGCTCCAGGACGATGCGTCCGGGCTGCGCACCCCGGTCGTCCTGCTGCACGAGGGCGAGCTGGAGATGGCCGGGCACCGGCTGCTCCCCGAATAGTCGCAAGATCGGCGATGCTGTCACCGTGATCGATTGGTTGAACAGCACCGCGCTGACCGTCTTCGGGGTCGGCACCACCTGGGCCGAGGTCCTCGGCTTCGTCACCGGTCTGCTCAACGTCTGGTTGCTGATCCGGCAGCACGTCCTGAACTGGCCGCTCGGCATTCTCAACGTCCTGCTGCTGATGGTGGTGTTCGGCACGGCCGGGCTCTACGCGGACATGGGCCTGCAGGTGGTCTACGTGATTCTCGGCCTGTACGGCTGGTGGGCCTGGCTTTACGGCGGCGCGGGCCGGAGCGAGCTGGTGGTCCGGACCACCACGCGCGCCGAGTGGCTGGGCCTGGCGGTGGCCGGGGTGCTGCTCACCGGCGGGCTGTGGCTCTTCCTGGACCGGATGACCGGCTCGACGGTGCCGCTCGCGGACGCGCTGACCACGGCGTTGTCGCTGCTGGCGACGTACGGCCAGACCCGCAAGCTGGTGGAGAGCTGGTGGCTGTGGATCGCGGGGGACCTGATCTACATCCCGCTCTACGGCTACAAGGATCTCTGGCTCACCGCGATCCTCTATGTGGCCTTCCTCACTCTGTGCGTGCTGGGTCTGCGCGCCTGGCGGAAGGCGATCGGGTGACGTACCGGCACGGTCTGATCGTCGGGAAGTTCTACCCGCCGCACGCCGGCCATCACGCCCTGATCGAGGCGGCCGCGCGGGTCTGCGAGCGGGTGACCGTGGTGGTCGCGCCGTCGTCCCGGGAGAGCATCCCGCTGCCCCGGCGGCTGGAGTGGCTGCGGGAGGCGCACCAGCCGCACGTCCGGTTCGTCGGGGTGCACGACGACCACCCGATCGACTACGCCGACCCGGCGGTCTGGGACCTGCACGTGGCCGTCTTCCGGGCCGCGGCCGGGCCGGAGCCGGTGGACGCGGTGTTCTCCTCCGAGGCGTACGGCGCCGAGCTGGCCCGCCGCTTCCACGCCGAGTCCGTGCTGGTCGACCTCGGGCGCGAGCGGGTCCCGGTCTCCGGCACCGCGATCCGCGCCGACCCGGTCGCGCACTGGGCGCACCTCGGCCCGGGCGCGCGGGCCTGGCTGGCCCGCCGGGTGGTCGTGGTCGGCGCCGAGTCGACCGGCACCACCACCATGGCCCGCGCGCTGGCCCGGCACTACCGGACCCGGGGTGGGGTGTGGGCGGCGACCGGCTGGGCGCCGGAGTTCGGCCGTGAGCTGACCGAGCGCAAGCTCGCCGAGCTGCGGCGCGGCCGCCCGGACGCGACCGTCTTCGACGTCACCTGGGACCGGGACGACTTCGTGACCGTCGCCGTCGAGCAGGCCGCGGCCGAGGACGCGCTGGCCCGGGCCGGCTCGCCGGTGGTGTTCGGCGACACCGACGCGTTCGCCACCACCATCTGGGAGGAGCGCTACCTGGGCAGCACCTCGGCGAAGGTCCGCGAGCTGGTCCGCGACCCCGACCTGTACCTGCTGACCGCCGACGCCGGGGTGCCGTTCGAGGACGACGGGCTGCGCGACGGCGAGCACCTGCGGCAGTGGATGACCGGGCGGTTCCGGGCCGAGCTGGCCGGGCGCGGGGTGCCGTGGATCGAGCTGACCGGCGGGTACCGGGAGCGGCTGCGGAGGGCGATCCGGGCGGTCGACGATCTGCTCGCCGCCGGGTGGCGATTCACGCCGCCGCTAAGTCATTCGGGGTGATCGGCCGAATCGTGAGGTATGCGACACGTCAGGTTGATCGCGGCGACGGTGTGCGTGCTGATGGCCGGTGGATGCGGCGGCACGACCAAGGTCGAGACGGTCGCGACCCCCACCCCGGGGAGCACCTGGCAACTGCTCATCTCGGGTAGCGCGGTGCCCACCCCGACACCGCCGCCGTTCAGTGCCCGGCCCGGGATCAGCGCCGCCACACTGTCCGGGTCGCCGAACCCCAGCTGCAGCAAGCTCTTCACGCAGAGCGAGGCGGTGCTGATCCCGGTGGACGTCACGCCGATCACCGGCGGTTTCACGGTGGAGTGGCCCCGGATGTACGACTCGAACTACCGGGTCACCGCGGTGCCGCAGCGGCTGGTCAGCGGTCCCCAGCCGGAGCCGCCCTGGAAGGACGTCCCGGCCGGGAAGGGCTGCACGGTCAGCACCACGATCACCGGACTGATCTCGGGCGCGGCCTACATCGTCTGGCTGGACGCGCCGAACACCGGTTACGAGCTGGACGGCACCCGCCACCTGTACAGCGGGCGCTCGGGGGTGGTCTACCCCAAGTGATCGTCTTCCGGCTTGCCCTGGCGGGGCAGCAGGAAGGTCAGACCAAAAGCGGAGAAGAGCAAGAGCAGAGCGACCCCCGCCGTACGGACGGTGGTGTCCTCGAACCCCGCGCGAACCTGCTCCGCCGCGTAGGCCCCGAGCTCCGGGGACGCCGCGACCGGCGACTGGCAGGACGGCGGCACCACGTCCGGGTTCTCCTCGGCGACCCGATCGGTCAGGCAGGCCCGCAGCCCGGCGACCACGGCCGGCGGGGTGCCGGCCGGCAGTGTCGCGGACGACGTGTCCACGTGGTGCCCGACCGCGCCCGGCAGCAGCGCGAAGAAGATCGTGCCCAGCACCGCGATCCCGAACGCCCCGCCGAGCTGCTGCACCGACGTGATCGCCCCGGACGCCGACCCGCTCTCCTCGTCGTCCACCCCGGCCAGCACGATGCCGAAGAACGGCGCCATCGCCAGGCCCATCCCGACGCCGAGCAGCAGCATCGCCGGGATCAGGCGCCAGGGCGTGATGGCCGCCCCGGCCAGGTGCACGGTGCCGGCGAGGACCACGGTCCCGGCGATCATCACCAGGGTGCCGAGCTGGAGCAGCTTGCGGCCGAGCTTCTCGGCCAGGCCGGCGCCGGCCACGATGAAGCCGGCCACCATGCCGAGCGCCTGCGGCAGCGTGCTCAGGCCGGCCTTGAGCGGTGCATAGCCCAGCCCGATCTGCAGGTAGAAGGTGAAGATCAGGCCGGTGCCGATCAGCGACGCGAAGAACATCAGGCCCAGGGCCAGGCCACCGGTGAACGCCCGCTTGCGGAACAGGCTCGGGGTGACCAGCGGGTCGAGGCCACGCTTGTCCCGCCACCCCTCGTACGCCGCGAACAGCCCGAACGCGAGCACGCCGAGCGCCAGCATGCCGAACGTCCAGGCCGGCCAGCCCAACTCCCGGCCCTGCACCAGCGGGTAGAGCAGCAGGAACGCGCCGCCGGCGGCGAACAGCACGCCGAGCCCGTCGAGCCGCGGCGCCCGTTCCAGGCGGGACTCGGGCAGGAACCGGAGCGCGCCGAACACCGCGAAGATGCCCAGCGGCAGGTTGATGAAGAAGATCACCCGCCAGCCGGCGCCGAAGTAGTCCGCGTCGACCAGCCAGCCGGCCAGGATCGGGCCGCCCACCGAGGAGAGGCCCATCACCGGCCCGAACGCGCCGAACGCCTTGGCCCGCTCGGCCGGCCCGAACATCTCGCGCAGCATGCCCAGGCCCTGCGGCAGCATCAGCGCGCCGAACAGGCCCTGCACCGCGCGGGCGGCGACCAGGAAACCGGCCGCCGGGGCGAGCGCGCAGGCCAGCGACGCGAGGGTGAAGCCGGCCGCGCCGATCAGGAACATCCGCCGCCGGCCGTAGATGTCGCCCAGGCGGCCGCCGGTGAGCAGGCCGATGGCCATGGCCAGCGTGTACGCCGCGCCGAGCCACTGGATCAAGCTGTACGACCCACCGAGCTCGGACCGGATGACCGGGCCGGCGATCGTGGTGACCAGCGAGTCGAGCAGGTCCATCACCTCGACCGCGAGGATCACGAAGAGGGCGACCCACCGATAGCGGTAGGGCGCCACCTGTTGTTCTTGAACACTGTTCGTTGCCACGAACACTGTTTTATTAGCGAACAGCGTTCATGTCAACTAAATTAGAGCGCGATGAAGACCTCCCCCTGGCAACCGCTTCCGGACCGGCGACCCGGCCGGGTGCAGCTCGACCGCGAGCAGATCATCGACGCCGCCCTGCGGATCAGCGATGCGGAAGGCGTCGACGCGGTCAGCACGCGCCGGGTCGCCGCCGAGTTCGGCACCGGCCCGTCCAGCCTCTACGCCCACGTGTCCAACAAGGACGAACTGCTCCGGCTGATGTTCGACCGGGTCTGTGGCGAGATCGAGCTGCCGCCGCAGGAGCCGGCGCGGTGGGCGGCGCAGGTCAAGCACCTGATGCTGGCGACGCACGTGATCCTTCGGGAGCACAACGACCTGGCCCGGGTCGCGCTCGCCTCGATCCCGAACGGCCCGAACGCGCTGCGGACCTCGGAGTGGATGTTCAGCCTGCTGATCAAGAGTGGGATGCCGCCGCGGTACAGCGCCTGGGCGATCGAGCGGATCTTCCTGTACGTCACCGCGGACGCCTACGAGAACTCGATCTGGCGTGCCCAGATGCGTCACCTGAAGCTGACCGAGGCGCAGGCGGAGCAGCACGTCAAGACGGAGCTGAAGGAGCACTTCGCGGAGCTGCCGGACGACCGGTTCCCGTATCTCCGGGCCCATCCGGACGCGATGACCTCGGGGACCGTCCAGGAGCGCTTCGAGTGGGGTCTCGACCTGCTGATCGCGGGGTTGACCGGGTTTTTGAAACCGCAACCACCCGCGGACGTCGCCCTGTAGGGCCTCGCGTTCTGGGCGCCCCGCGCCCTTGCGGGGCCCGGAAGGGTCCCCGCGGGAGCGACGATCAGTTATTGGCCGCAGCGTAGGCAATGAAGAACTTGAATTTGATCTTCAGTCCAGGGTCGGCAGGCCGGCTTCCCGCCAGGCCTTGAAGCCGCCGGCCAGGTCGGTCGCCCGGTGCAGGCCGAGGTCCTGCAGCGCGGCCGCGGCCAGGCTGCTGGTGTAGCCCTCCTGGCAGGTGATGATCACCGCGAGGTCGTAGCTGTTCG encodes:
- a CDS encoding AAA family ATPase; translation: MTYRHGLIVGKFYPPHAGHHALIEAAARVCERVTVVVAPSSRESIPLPRRLEWLREAHQPHVRFVGVHDDHPIDYADPAVWDLHVAVFRAAAGPEPVDAVFSSEAYGAELARRFHAESVLVDLGRERVPVSGTAIRADPVAHWAHLGPGARAWLARRVVVVGAESTGTTTMARALARHYRTRGGVWAATGWAPEFGRELTERKLAELRRGRPDATVFDVTWDRDDFVTVAVEQAAAEDALARAGSPVVFGDTDAFATTIWEERYLGSTSAKVRELVRDPDLYLLTADAGVPFEDDGLRDGEHLRQWMTGRFRAELAGRGVPWIELTGGYRERLRRAIRAVDDLLAAGWRFTPPLSHSG
- a CDS encoding TetR/AcrR family transcriptional regulator; this translates as MATVKRAPAGAAVLRNDITVAIRNAVMSELAEVGYGRLSIEAVARRAGVGKTAIYRRWSNKLEMVLEIITDVAGRKVPVPDTGSFASDLDLLMMIVSRALQHRVASQIIPDLMAEAARNPQIAETLQRVLRIHQQSVGEKLVGQAIARGELPEGTDPEVAVDLILGPLYWRLAVSRQSVSDDYLEKLAAAVLGSLKSGAAT
- a CDS encoding MFS transporter, which gives rise to MATNSVQEQQVAPYRYRWVALFVILAVEVMDLLDSLVTTIAGPVIRSELGGSYSLIQWLGAAYTLAMAIGLLTGGRLGDIYGRRRMFLIGAAGFTLASLACALAPAAGFLVAARAVQGLFGALMLPQGLGMLREMFGPAERAKAFGAFGPVMGLSSVGGPILAGWLVDADYFGAGWRVIFFINLPLGIFAVFGALRFLPESRLERAPRLDGLGVLFAAGGAFLLLYPLVQGRELGWPAWTFGMLALGVLAFGLFAAYEGWRDKRGLDPLVTPSLFRKRAFTGGLALGLMFFASLIGTGLIFTFYLQIGLGYAPLKAGLSTLPQALGMVAGFIVAGAGLAEKLGRKLLQLGTLVMIAGTVVLAGTVHLAGAAITPWRLIPAMLLLGVGMGLAMAPFFGIVLAGVDDEESGSASGAITSVQQLGGAFGIAVLGTIFFALLPGAVGHHVDTSSATLPAGTPPAVVAGLRACLTDRVAEENPDVVPPSCQSPVAASPELGAYAAEQVRAGFEDTTVRTAGVALLLLFSAFGLTFLLPRQGKPEDDHLG
- a CDS encoding TetR/AcrR family transcriptional regulator; this translates as MKTSPWQPLPDRRPGRVQLDREQIIDAALRISDAEGVDAVSTRRVAAEFGTGPSSLYAHVSNKDELLRLMFDRVCGEIELPPQEPARWAAQVKHLMLATHVILREHNDLARVALASIPNGPNALRTSEWMFSLLIKSGMPPRYSAWAIERIFLYVTADAYENSIWRAQMRHLKLTEAQAEQHVKTELKEHFAELPDDRFPYLRAHPDAMTSGTVQERFEWGLDLLIAGLTGFLKPQPPADVAL
- a CDS encoding Atu4866 domain-containing protein, which produces MHSSPPHVDTTVLDATAMLAIAMGRAAENGLGAAPSRPSVVTSAAVVGAWRSPDGTVKLQLRTDGTYAGEVAGRRKRPHGTYRIDGDAVLLQDDASGLRTPVVLLHEGELEMAGHRLLPE
- the pnuC gene encoding nicotinamide riboside transporter PnuC; translation: MIDWLNSTALTVFGVGTTWAEVLGFVTGLLNVWLLIRQHVLNWPLGILNVLLLMVVFGTAGLYADMGLQVVYVILGLYGWWAWLYGGAGRSELVVRTTTRAEWLGLAVAGVLLTGGLWLFLDRMTGSTVPLADALTTALSLLATYGQTRKLVESWWLWIAGDLIYIPLYGYKDLWLTAILYVAFLTLCVLGLRAWRKAIG